The nucleotide sequence TTCAAGCAATTAGgatttataaagttttggtTTTCTCGAACCAACCTTTGCGCCTAAGTACGAGCCCATCTCGCTTGAAACAGATGGAAGAagtaacctcggccgacttcgaagacgtcggccgccccgaATATTTCCAATAGGTCTAGCTAATACTCTAGAAATCTTCTAGAAACTCTTAGAAATGTGCAAAATGTTTTGAAGTTGTTTTGGTATTTGTTaccttggggcggccgacgtcttcgaagtcggccgaggttgcTTCTTCAAGCAATTAGgatttataaagttttggtTATCTCGAACCAACCTTTGCGCCTACGTACGAGCCCATCTCGCTTGAAACAGATGGAAGAagtaacctcggccgacttcgaagacgtcggccgccccgaATATTACTCTGGAAATCTTCTAGAAACCCTTAGAAATATGCAAAATGTTTTGAAGTTGTTTTGATGTTTGTCaccttggggcggccgacatcttcgaagtcggccgaggttactTCTTCCATTTGTTTCAAGCGAGAGATGCTCGAAATCACaggcaataataataataatattttattgtgttaCTAAGCTGTTGCTCATACACTCGTCTAAATAAATACacttttaatacattttcttatttaataaatacaccAGCATAAACAAAAACCACAAGCTATATGGTGGTTACAATCCGATCCCTGCATTTAGGAACTCCTGCAcagaataaaatgttttctgacacaacatttttttaagctACCTTTAAAAATCCTTCTATTAGACTCTGCTATTAATTCACTCGGCAGCCTGTTAAGTACCACTCGAGATAAGTACTCTGGTCCAAGCTGCGTTTTGGATAAACGGaagtaattgttataaattttatacttattcCTAGTATCATGCTCATGAATATCGACATGTACCGCAAAATGTCGCCTGTTATCAAATCGCATTCGAGAATAAAAAGTGAGGGCAGAGTTAAAATCTTTAATCTATTAAAAACATCTCGGCAGTCTTCTGTGTACCCAAGACCCTCCACTACTCTCACCGCTCTCCGTTGCAGTGCAAAGATATATGCACTACTTGGACTGCTACCCCGTATGAGTATTGAATATGACAACAAGGAATGAATCAGCATAATACGCGCTATATACTAATTAGGAATTAGTTTTGGTTTTCTCGAGCCAATCTTGCCGCTCCAAATATTTCCAATACCAAAGAATTCCACTTCATGATATTTGGAGGatcaatttgtttcaaaagagATATGCTCGAACTCACACTCAATTAGGATTCACAAAGTTTTGGCATTCTCGAGGTCTAGCCAATACTCTAGAAACCCTAAGCAATATGCAAAATGTTTTGAATGTTTGTCACCTTggagcggccgacgtcttcgaagtcggccgaggttactTCTTTCATTTGTTGGAGTTTTCTCGAATATTGGTTCTCcgaatattttcaatacccaAGAATTCCATTTCATGATATTTTGGTCGGCCGAGGTTCCACAAAGTTTTTGGTATTCTCGAAGTGTAGCCAATACTCCAGATATATCATTCCATTCAAAATAACATTCTGTATATCTTAAAGTTTCCGATTTGAAAAGACACTATTTCCAGTACATTCAAGAAAAAtgtctaaaagattttttttaaatgtaggtGCTAATTATGTAAAAGAGAACgaagatatttaaataatatagtCATATCTGTTGAGTAATagctgtaataaaaaaaattttaacacagaCCGTGTTTgttgaattaataatttgaatttaataataaaacgaattattattagtaaacAATGATTAAGTAATTAAGATAATGAAGAATTTAAACATTGGTTATTCCAAAAAGGTGTTTGTTTATTAGGTCAAATGACGATTAGATATAACAGATATCTCTTTAGTTTTGAAAGTTGTTGTCATTTGTCAAAACACTGACCAAGTCGGAAATAGAAATGAATAAATCTCAATAcagtattattaaaaagtttatttgaaaatgttgaataatataccaGTTGAATTTCGTAAATTTAATCGTCACCGGtcgtatttaaaaaaaatattaagagaTACAAATTGTGCTAtagaagatattaaaaatggaCAAGTTTTAGGTAGGaataacataatattttcatgtttatttattaatgtacaTATGTTAtagatgaaataaaacaacaattaacTTTTTGCACTGTGGAGACGTTGCATAAAGTGTTGGATAACACCCCAGCGTTCGTTGTACTTGGTCAAACTTGTTTTGGGAAAgctttatttgttaattttttactcaattataaacttttaccacaaaaactCAAATCTAATTGGAGATGGGTAAATTATATTGTTCTCACTTTATCCTTAAcctttttaattacaaaattaaatttcaaatacagGTAAAAATCAGTTATGGTATACGTAAATCGTTACGATTAACCTTAGGTTCAGAATATGAGATTGTTGATTCATTAAAATCGCTGCAACAACCTTGGACTGGTATAGCagaagatgatttaaaacgTGATAATTCAGAATCTCCAACAGATCATTGTCCCACAATAGAAGTTGAAATTCCAgcagaaattttaaaagagaatataaacatttatattCCGCCCGATTGCGGTTCAgatgaattacaaaaagtactCTCAAAACAATTAGACTCGATTTACCCAATTTTTATCTATGCAGTAACCGAAAATGCGCTCACCGAATCTGATATTCATAATATTCGcgttttaaaacaactttattcTGATGCCGCGATTATATTTCTTAGGATAGGTTTATTAGATAATAAAGATCCCGTGgggttaaataaaatcatgatCGATCTTAAAACGCAATTATCACGGCTCGGTTTTTTACCTGATTATCCACAAACGCCAGATTTATCCATTCGAAAAGCGCTTTGTTCTGAGTGTATGGTAGAAAACGAAGTAATTAGTTATATTCAGATTAAAGATCATTTGCATTTGTTCGTAAGAAACGTATTAAAAGCGTATCTATTAAAGCTATCTGCGTTATTAAGCGAATTACATAACGTTTGCCTTCGAATTTTTATTCTATCCGCTTTCGATATGGCGAGAGAGATCCAAATTACTCCTCGAAGAATCCATTACGCCCAAGATGTTGagcaaaaactttttaaatcacTTATGGATATTGCTCTTATCAGGCAAACTGAAATGGTTAAAATTATCCAGGATTCTCTAGAACAGATGAGGAATAATATTGATGTTGTTTTAGATGGATATGAATATCAAGGTAATTCtaatatacaaataaaaatttttataattcaatttaattcaatttatagaaaacgaaataaaatttgaaaaagtagCAACCATGGAAATtcatcatttagtttttcaaaaactaacaaaCATCGTCGCGTCACGTTTAGTACATTCCGTCGGTTACTTGCGTGAAAGTTACACAGGAACCCTCCAAAGATGTCTCGAAAGCTTGGAGAAAAACTGTCATGAACTCGAAGGTAGTCTACTCGCATCCGACGCTGTTAAACAAATCGTTAACGCTGCGTATAACATAGACTTAAAATCGTTTGCGACTTTCTCCCTCGTCCAATCTTTCGTTGATCGGCTTCGAAAATTGGTACAAAACTTCCCGTTCAAATGGCACACGTGCTCCCAAAAAGTCCGATTCGATCGCGAATGGCAACGTCAAGTAATCTTAGAACTTTTAGATTCGCTTAGTTACCACAGATTGGCGAAGACGATTTCATCCCAATTTCAAGAACACGTTAAATCGTCGCACGAGGCGTTTCATTCCGCTATGAGATTAATCGAAAACCAGTTATCTGGACAACTTGAAGAGACTGAAGAGCAACGAATCGATATTCGTAAAAGACTGGCACCGAAATTTGCAAGGCTCGCCCTTGAAAGTACGTCGTTATGTGATCTTATACGCTGGGGGATGCCCAGACAAATTGTTGAAATCGGTAGAGGACAATATGGAGTTGTTTTTGCGTGTGAACCCTGGGGTGGAGTACAACCTTGCGCTGTTAAATCAGTTGTACCACCAGATGAAAGACATTGGAATGATTTAGCGATGGAATTTTATTATACCAGGTAATAGCGatgaaagaaaaacatttgACACAAAATGTTGCTCCACTTTTAATATTCTATTATCTGCCGTATTCTAAAAAACAATTGagcatctaattttcatatattagtatttttctcgatatttatgcatctaagagcaaaagtgaaatagaacaatattgttaagaatgaaatttgctacaacttttgttctaaaagtttttttgtagtatgAAAATAAATCTCGAGTATGTTCATGatatctcggccgacttcgaagacgtcggccgccccaagtatcatgaacaatacttatgggcgg is from Onthophagus taurus isolate NC chromosome 8, IU_Otau_3.0, whole genome shotgun sequence and encodes:
- the LOC111425407 gene encoding dual serine/threonine and tyrosine protein kinase-like isoform X1, which gives rise to MLNNIPVEFRKFNRHRSYLKKILRDTNCAIEDIKNGQVLDEIKQQLTFCTVETLHKVLDNTPAFVVLGQTCFGKALFVNFLLNYKLLPQKLKSNWRWVKISYGIRKSLRLTLGSEYEIVDSLKSLQQPWTGIAEDDLKRDNSESPTDHCPTIEVEIPAEILKENINIYIPPDCGSDELQKVLSKQLDSIYPIFIYAVTENALTESDIHNIRVLKQLYSDAAIIFLRIGLLDNKDPVGLNKIMIDLKTQLSRLGFLPDYPQTPDLSIRKALCSECMVENEVISYIQIKDHLHLFVRNVLKAYLLKLSALLSELHNVCLRIFILSAFDMAREIQITPRRIHYAQDVEQKLFKSLMDIALIRQTEMVKIIQDSLEQMRNNIDVVLDGYEYQENEIKFEKVATMEIHHLVFQKLTNIVASRLVHSVGYLRESYTGTLQRCLESLEKNCHELEGSLLASDAVKQIVNAAYNIDLKSFATFSLVQSFVDRLRKLVQNFPFKWHTCSQKVRFDREWQRQVILELLDSLSYHRLAKTISSQFQEHVKSSHEAFHSAMRLIENQLSGQLEETEEQRIDIRKRLAPKFARLALESTSLCDLIRWGMPRQIVEIGRGQYGVVFACEPWGGVQPCAVKSVVPPDERHWNDLAMEFYYTRTIPEHPRIVKLRGSVIDHNYGNGCLSAVLLVMERMKRDLFCALKDGLTFIRRIQIAIDVVEGIRYLHSQGLVHRDVKLKNVLLDGNERAMLTDFGFCIPEAMMSGSVVGTPVHMAPELLSGRYDSSVDVYAFGVLFWFLCAGRVELPGHFEHFMSKEQLWNSVKKGMRPECLPNFDTECWNLMEQCWAAEPCERPLLGDVQPQLEDILNRATKK
- the LOC111425407 gene encoding dual serine/threonine and tyrosine protein kinase-like isoform X2; translation: MLNNIPVEFRKFNRHRSYLKKILRDTNCAIEDIKNGQVLDEIKQQLTFCTVETLHKVLDNTPAFVVLGQTCFGKALFVNFLLNYKLLPQKLKSNWRWVKISYGIRKSLRLTLGSEYEIVDSLKSLQQPWTGIAEDDLKRDNSESPTDHCPTIEVEIPAEILKENINIYIPPDCGSDELQKVLSKQLDSIYPIFIYAVTENALTESDIHNIRVLKQLYSDAAIIFLRIGLLDNKDPVGLNKIMIDLKTQLSRLGFLPDYPQTPDLSIRKALCSECMVENEVISYIQIKDHLHLFVRNVLKAYLLKLSALLSELHNVCLRIFILSAFDMAREIQITPRRIHYAQDVEQKLFKSLMDIALIRQTEMVKIIQDSLEQMRNNIDVVLDGYEYQENEIKFEKVATMEIHHLVFQKLTNIVASRLVHSVGYLRESYTGTLQRCLESLEKNCHELEDSLSYHRLAKTISSQFQEHVKSSHEAFHSAMRLIENQLSGQLEETEEQRIDIRKRLAPKFARLALESTSLCDLIRWGMPRQIVEIGRGQYGVVFACEPWGGVQPCAVKSVVPPDERHWNDLAMEFYYTRTIPEHPRIVKLRGSVIDHNYGNGCLSAVLLVMERMKRDLFCALKDGLTFIRRIQIAIDVVEGIRYLHSQGLVHRDVKLKNVLLDGNERAMLTDFGFCIPEAMMSGSVVGTPVHMAPELLSGRYDSSVDVYAFGVLFWFLCAGRVELPGHFEHFMSKEQLWNSVKKGMRPECLPNFDTECWNLMEQCWAAEPCERPLLGDVQPQLEDILNRATKK